TAAATAATAATTTTGGCTATTGGGAATCGACGGGCCAGAGTCGAGAGAATGTCCTGGATGGCTGCTCCAGTAGGTGATGTAATGACTCCAATTGTTTCGGGTATTCTGGGCAGTGGTTTTTTTCTTTCAGGATTGAACAAGCCTTCGTTGGCCAGTTTGATTTTTAACTCTTCAAATCGTTGGTAGAGAACTCCAATTCCTGCTTCAACTATCTCTTCAACAATAAGTTGATATTCTCCCCGAGCTTCATAAAGACTTAATTTACCGCTGGCAACAACTTGTTGACCATCATTAAAATTTCTAAGCACAGAACCGGAGTGTCTATTTTTAAAAAACGCACAACGAATTTGCGCTGCACTGTCTTTCAGGGTGAAATAGTAGTGTCCTGAAGAGGGTTTACTTAGATTGGAAATTTCACCTTCGACATGCACAAGACCTATTTCATTTTCAAGAAAACCTTTCACTTGTCTATTTAGTTGGCTCACGGTCAGTATTGGTAATTGACTACTCATGGTGGCAAAATTCCATCAAATCAAAAGGTTATTAATATTAATAACACATTAAAAGAAATAAAATTATATTGTAGTAAGGCGTTATTTCATTTAAGGTTATACGTTACTATATAGCTAATTAATAAAATAACAATAATAAGGAATGAGGAATGAGAAAGGCGCTGTTTGTAGCTGCATTGCTAACTTCTTCCTACGCTACTGCCGATACTCTCTATGAAGCAGTACAATATGGCATGATCGCTAACCCCGATATTTTACTGAATACTGCAAAAGGTTTGTCAGCAAAACAGGCAATTGATAAAGCAAAGGGTGCTTTATACCCTTCTATTGATGTGACTGGCGGATTTGGTCGTCAAAGAAGCGTTAACCCAACCTCTGCAGCGATAGACGATACCCCCAGTACTACCCTAAATATAGTTGAATCAGCTGTGGAATTAAGGCAACGATTGTTTGCTGGTGGTGGAATAATTAATGAGGTTAAGCGCAATCAATACCTTACTCAGGCCCAAAAATGGAAAACTCAGGGTATCGCTGAAGATTTGGCGTTGGAAATTACCAAAAATTATTTTGCTGTGTTACTGCATGAGCGTTTATATGCTTACTCCATCGAAAATCTTAAAGCACATAAAGCGGTTTTTAAGATGATAAAAGAACGGGCTACCGCCGGGATTACCAGAGCGGCAGAAGTCGATCAGGCTAATGCGAGGTTGGCTCTCGCTGAGGCTAATAAAATAAGTGCTTTGGCTGATTTGCAAGAGGTTAAGATTAATTATGCAAAAACAGTAGGTAAATGGCCAGAGAATCTTCAAATGCCTCGTGTTCCAGCAAGGAACAGTTTACCTAATAATTTAGCCAGGATTATAGAAAAAGGACTGGATAATCACCCAACAGTGAAATCAAGTTACGCTGATATCAAAGAAGCTAAGGCTCAGTATGATGTTGCCAGAGCAGCCTATTACCCGGAGGTTAATCTGGTTTTGAATAGCTCAAAAAACAAGAACCTGGGTGGTCTCATCGGTCCCAATGATTCGGACACGGTGGCTGTAAGAATGAATTACAATGCATTTCGTGGTGGTGCTGATGCCGCGCGTATAAGAGAAACCGCTTATCAAGTCCAGGAAGCTTATGAAACAAAAAATAGAACACTACTGGAGTTGAAAGAAACTATCCGTTTAGCCTGGAATGCTTATGTTGCCTCGGCCTTGCGCATACAGCCTTTGAAGCAACACGTTATGGCATCAAGAAAAACACGTCTTGCCTATCAAGATGAGTTTAAGGTGGGTAAAAGGACACTCCTCGATTTACTCGATTCTCAAAATGAATATTATCAATCACAAATTGAACTGGCTCGGGCAGAAAATGATGAGGTACTTTCCCGTTATAGAATTCTGAATGGTATGGGTTGTTTATTAAAATATTTGAATTTGAGATTGCCCGTAAATGTGGTTAATAATGACGTGTTCTCGTCAGCTCAGACCAATATTTTATTGAATAGAAAAATGGATGAGATTCCTTATCCTAATAATACGGATAATCCTATGGTTCTCACTCATCCTGTTAAGAACATGGAGAAAACTCGTTTAACCAAGTCGATGGTGGATAAAAACACGACTTATCCTCAGCAAATAACGCCGAAGCTATGGTATATATCAGCAGGCTCTTTCAGAAATAGAAATAATGCTATGGCTTTGGTTAAACGGTTAAATGGATTAGGCTTTACTGCCTTCATGAGCCCTTATAAAGATCTACTATCCGTTTTTGTTGGTCCTTATGAATACAGAGGGCATGCTGGTAATGGAATGGAAAGACTAAAGGAATTGGCGCATGTTGAAGGGGTCTTGGTTACTTTCAAAGAGCCGCCAAAAAAAGCTTAGTGCTATAGCTGAGGAGCTTCAGAGTGTTATTTTAGAGCTATTGCTTTTTTTGCGGCAGATGCTTTTAAAGATTCGCAATAGGGCTGACTACTTCTCTTTAAAAGCTTCTGCAGCTCAAAAATCAAACAGCCTGAAAGCTGGTATTTTGAAGTTTCTTCGATATAAGCCAATTTTATCCACTTGGGTTGGCTTGATGTTTTGCTATGTAACAAGCATTTCCACTCAAGCCGCACCTCTAATCAATGTAGAAAAAATTCAGAAATTGGCGCAATCCTATCAGGGAGACACGCGGAAACGGTTTAACGCATGGGCAAATTTAATTCAATCGCTTAAAAAAAAGCCAGTAAAAATACAACTGGAAAAAGTAAACTCTTTCTTTAATCAATTTAATTATGAAACTGACCCAATAACTGGTGCAAGTGATGATTATTGGAAATCACCAGTAGAATTTATTGTTGATGGGGGAGGTGATTGTGAAGATTTTGCCATAATAAAATATTTTACATTAGTCGCTGTTGGTGTTCCTTCTGACCAGTTAAGAATTACTTATGCTGCTTCCCTTACTCTAAACCAGGCCCATATGGTGCTGTCTTTTTACCCTACTCCTGAATCAGAACCGCTAATCCTTGACAGTTTGGAAAGTAAAATTCTGAAAGCTTCGGCAAGGCCTGATTTGAAACCAGTTTATAGCTTTAATGCAGAAGGTTTATGGCTTGCCAAAAAAAGAGGAGAGAGTTCATTGATGGGCGACTCAAAAAGTTTGGGCAAGTGGGATGATCTAATGAAACGTATGGAATAAAAAAGGTGATAGACCATGACATTAACTAAGAAAATGGCTGTAGGTGTGCTGATCATGTTGTTATTCGTATTTATAGGAACTTATTTGATTACTATGAATAACGCTCGTAATTTTTTTATCCAACAACTTGAAAGCAACGCTCAAGACACCGCGACATCATTAGGTCTGTCTTTATCCCAATCTTTAATCAATCATGATGTAGCTACCATGAATTCCATGGTTAAAGCTGTTTTTGACAGGGGGTATTTTTCATCAATTAAGGTAAAAGACATAAAAGGAAAAGTT
Above is a genomic segment from Legionella pneumophila subsp. pascullei containing:
- a CDS encoding transglutaminase-like cysteine peptidase produces the protein MFCYVTSISTQAAPLINVEKIQKLAQSYQGDTRKRFNAWANLIQSLKKKPVKIQLEKVNSFFNQFNYETDPITGASDDYWKSPVEFIVDGGGDCEDFAIIKYFTLVAVGVPSDQLRITYAASLTLNQAHMVLSFYPTPESEPLILDSLESKILKASARPDLKPVYSFNAEGLWLAKKRGESSLMGDSKSLGKWDDLMKRME
- a CDS encoding TolC family outer membrane protein; the protein is MRKALFVAALLTSSYATADTLYEAVQYGMIANPDILLNTAKGLSAKQAIDKAKGALYPSIDVTGGFGRQRSVNPTSAAIDDTPSTTLNIVESAVELRQRLFAGGGIINEVKRNQYLTQAQKWKTQGIAEDLALEITKNYFAVLLHERLYAYSIENLKAHKAVFKMIKERATAGITRAAEVDQANARLALAEANKISALADLQEVKINYAKTVGKWPENLQMPRVPARNSLPNNLARIIEKGLDNHPTVKSSYADIKEAKAQYDVARAAYYPEVNLVLNSSKNKNLGGLIGPNDSDTVAVRMNYNAFRGGADAARIRETAYQVQEAYETKNRTLLELKETIRLAWNAYVASALRIQPLKQHVMASRKTRLAYQDEFKVGKRTLLDLLDSQNEYYQSQIELARAENDEVLSRYRILNGMGCLLKYLNLRLPVNVVNNDVFSSAQTNILLNRKMDEIPYPNNTDNPMVLTHPVKNMEKTRLTKSMVDKNTTYPQQITPKLWYISAGSFRNRNNAMALVKRLNGLGFTAFMSPYKDLLSVFVGPYEYRGHAGNGMERLKELAHVEGVLVTFKEPPKKA